A DNA window from Pseudomonas tohonis contains the following coding sequences:
- the rplC gene encoding 50S ribosomal protein L3: MTIGVVGRKCGMTRIFTEEGVSIPVTVIEIEPNRVTQFKTEESDGYRAVQVTVGERRASRVTAAQAGHFAKANVAAGRSVWEFRLEEGEYQAGDQITAEVFQAGQLVDVTGQSKGKGYAGTIKRWNFRGQDNTHGNSVSHRAPGSIGQCQTPGRVFKGKKMSGHLGAERVTVQSLEVVRVDAERNLLLVKGAVPGATGGDVVVRPAAKARG, translated from the coding sequence ATGACTATTGGTGTAGTCGGTCGTAAGTGCGGCATGACCCGCATTTTCACCGAAGAAGGTGTCTCCATTCCGGTCACGGTCATTGAGATCGAGCCGAATCGCGTCACCCAGTTCAAGACTGAAGAAAGCGATGGTTATCGTGCAGTGCAAGTCACTGTCGGTGAGCGTCGTGCTTCGCGTGTGACTGCCGCTCAGGCTGGTCACTTCGCCAAGGCTAACGTTGCCGCTGGTCGCAGTGTCTGGGAATTCCGTCTCGAAGAGGGCGAATACCAGGCTGGCGATCAGATCACTGCCGAGGTTTTCCAGGCTGGTCAGCTGGTTGACGTTACCGGTCAGTCGAAAGGTAAAGGCTACGCCGGCACCATCAAGCGCTGGAATTTCCGTGGTCAAGACAATACCCACGGTAACTCCGTTTCCCACCGCGCCCCGGGCTCCATTGGCCAGTGCCAGACTCCTGGTCGTGTCTTCAAGGGCAAGAAAATGTCCGGTCACCTCGGCGCTGAGCGAGTGACTGTGCAGTCCCTGGAAGTTGTGCGTGTCGATGCAGAACGTAATCTGCTGCTGGTAAAAGGTGCCGTTCCCGGCGCTACCGGTGGTGATGTCGTTGTGCGTCCGGCTGCCAAGGCTCGTGGTTAA
- the rpoC gene encoding DNA-directed RNA polymerase subunit beta', which produces MKDLLNLLKNQGQIEEFDAIRIGLASPEMIRSWSFGEVKKPETINYRTFKPERDGLFCAKIFGPVKDYECLCGKYKRLKHRGVICEKCGVEVALAKVRRERMGHIELASPVAHIWFLKSLPSRIGLLLDMTLRDIERVLYFESYVVIDPGMTTLEKGQLLNDEQYFEALEEFGDDFDARMGAEAVRELLNAIDLEHEIGRLREEIPQTNSETKIKKLSKRLKLMEAFQGSGNHPEWMVLTVLPVLPPDLRPLVPLDGGRFATSDLNDLYRRVINRNNRLKRLLDLAAPDIIVRNEKRMLQEAVDALLDNGRRGRAITGSNKRPLKSLADMIKGKQGRFRQNLLGKRVDYSGRSVITVGPTLRLHQCGLPKKMALELFKPFIFGKLEARGMATTIKAAKKMVERELPEVWDVLAEVIREHPVLLNRAPTLHRLGIQAFEPVLIEGKAIQLHPLVCAAYNADFDGDQMAVHVPLTLEAQLEARALMMSTNNILSPANGEPIIVPSQDVVLGLYYMTREAVNAKGEGRVFADLQEVDRVFRAGEASLHARVKVRINETVKDKDGSITKNTRIVDTTVGRALLFQVVPAGLAFDVVNQPMKKKAISKLINQCYRVVGLKDTVIFADQLMYTGFAYSTISGVSIGVNDFVIPDEKARIIDAATEEVKEIESQYASGLVTQGEKYNKVIDLWSKANDEVSKAMMANLSKEKVVDREGKEVDQESFNSMYMMADSGARGSAAQIRQLAGMRGLMAKPDGSIIETPITANFREGLNVLQYFISTHGARKGLADTALKTANSGYLTRRLVDVAQDLVVTEIDCGTEQGLLMTPHIEGGDVVEPLGERVLGRVIARDVFKPGSDEVIVPAGTLVDEQWVEFIERASIDEVIVRSPISCETRYGICAKCYGRDLARGHQVNIGEAVGVIAAQSIGEPGTQLTMRTFHIGGAASRTSAADNVQVKNGGTIRLHNLKHVENLNGHLVAVSRSGELAVADDFGRERERYKLPYGAVISVKEGDKVDPGAIVAKWDPHTHPIVTEMKGTVTFVGMEEGITIKRQTDELTGLTNIEVLDPKDRPAAGKDIRPAVKLVDANGKELLLPGTDVPAQYFLPANALVGVADGAQVGVGDVIARIPQETSKTRDITGGLPRVADLFEARRPKEPSILAEISGTISFGKETKGKRRLVITPTDGSDPYEELIPKWRHLNVFEGEQVNRGEVISDGPSNPHDILRLLGVSALAKYIVNEIQDVYRLQGVKINDKHIETILRQMLRKVEIAESGDSSFIKGDQMELTQVLEENERLATEDRFIAKFERVLLGITKASLSTESFISAASFQETTRVLTEAAVTGKRDYLRGLKENVVVGRLIPAGTGLAYHSERKRQREAGKPVRVSASEVEAALTEALNSSGN; this is translated from the coding sequence TTGAAAGACTTGCTGAATCTGTTGAAAAACCAGGGTCAAATCGAAGAGTTCGATGCCATCCGTATTGGCCTGGCCTCGCCCGAGATGATCCGTTCCTGGTCCTTCGGTGAAGTGAAGAAGCCGGAGACCATCAACTACCGTACCTTCAAGCCGGAGCGCGATGGCCTGTTCTGCGCCAAGATCTTCGGCCCGGTGAAGGACTATGAGTGCCTGTGCGGTAAGTACAAGCGCCTCAAGCATCGCGGCGTGATCTGCGAGAAGTGCGGTGTCGAAGTCGCCCTGGCCAAAGTGCGCCGTGAGCGCATGGGTCACATCGAGCTGGCTTCGCCGGTCGCCCACATCTGGTTCCTGAAGTCCCTGCCGTCCCGTATCGGCCTGCTGCTGGACATGACCCTGCGTGACATCGAACGCGTGCTCTATTTCGAGAGCTACGTGGTGATCGATCCGGGCATGACCACCCTGGAAAAGGGCCAGCTGCTTAACGACGAGCAGTACTTCGAAGCCCTCGAAGAGTTCGGCGACGACTTCGATGCCCGCATGGGTGCCGAAGCCGTTCGCGAGCTGCTGAACGCCATCGACCTGGAGCACGAGATCGGTCGCCTGCGCGAAGAGATTCCGCAGACCAACTCGGAAACCAAGATCAAGAAGCTGTCCAAGCGCCTGAAGCTGATGGAGGCCTTCCAGGGCTCCGGCAACCATCCGGAGTGGATGGTGCTGACCGTCCTGCCGGTGCTGCCGCCGGACCTGCGTCCGCTGGTTCCGCTGGATGGCGGCCGCTTCGCGACCTCCGATCTCAACGATCTGTATCGCCGCGTGATCAACCGTAACAACCGCCTGAAGCGCCTGCTCGACCTGGCCGCTCCGGACATCATCGTGCGCAACGAAAAGCGCATGCTGCAGGAAGCTGTCGACGCTCTGCTGGACAACGGCCGTCGTGGTCGCGCCATCACCGGCTCGAACAAGCGCCCGCTGAAGTCCCTGGCCGACATGATCAAGGGTAAGCAAGGTCGCTTCCGTCAGAACCTGCTCGGTAAGCGCGTGGACTACTCCGGTCGTTCCGTGATCACCGTGGGTCCGACCCTGCGTCTGCACCAGTGCGGTCTGCCGAAGAAGATGGCCCTCGAGCTGTTCAAGCCGTTCATCTTCGGCAAGCTCGAAGCCCGCGGCATGGCCACCACCATCAAGGCGGCCAAGAAGATGGTCGAGCGCGAGCTGCCCGAGGTCTGGGACGTTCTCGCCGAAGTCATCCGTGAACACCCCGTACTGCTCAACCGCGCACCGACCCTCCACCGTCTGGGTATCCAGGCATTCGAGCCGGTGCTCATCGAAGGCAAGGCCATCCAGCTGCACCCGCTGGTCTGCGCGGCGTACAACGCCGACTTCGACGGTGACCAGATGGCCGTTCACGTCCCGCTGACCCTCGAGGCCCAGCTGGAAGCGCGCGCGCTGATGATGTCCACCAACAACATCCTGTCCCCCGCCAACGGCGAGCCGATCATCGTGCCGTCGCAGGACGTGGTACTGGGTCTGTACTACATGACCCGTGAGGCGGTGAACGCCAAGGGTGAAGGTCGCGTATTCGCCGACCTGCAGGAAGTCGACCGCGTATTCCGCGCCGGCGAAGCGTCCCTGCACGCCCGCGTGAAAGTCCGCATCAACGAGACCGTGAAGGACAAGGACGGCTCCATCACCAAGAACACCCGTATCGTCGACACCACTGTCGGCCGTGCGCTGCTGTTCCAGGTGGTTCCGGCCGGCCTGGCGTTCGACGTGGTCAACCAGCCGATGAAGAAGAAGGCGATCTCCAAGCTGATCAACCAGTGCTATCGCGTGGTTGGCCTCAAGGACACCGTCATCTTCGCCGACCAGCTGATGTACACCGGCTTCGCCTACTCCACCATCTCCGGTGTCTCGATCGGTGTTAACGACTTCGTGATCCCGGACGAGAAGGCCCGCATCATCGACGCGGCCACCGAGGAAGTGAAGGAGATTGAGTCCCAGTACGCCTCCGGCCTGGTAACCCAGGGCGAGAAGTACAACAAGGTGATCGACCTCTGGTCCAAGGCGAACGATGAAGTGTCCAAGGCGATGATGGCCAACCTCTCGAAAGAGAAAGTGGTCGATCGCGAGGGCAAGGAAGTCGATCAGGAGTCCTTCAACTCCATGTACATGATGGCTGACTCCGGTGCGCGGGGCTCCGCGGCACAGATCCGTCAGCTCGCCGGCATGCGTGGCCTGATGGCCAAGCCGGACGGCTCCATCATCGAGACCCCCATCACCGCGAACTTCCGTGAAGGCCTGAACGTACTCCAGTACTTCATCTCCACTCACGGTGCTCGTAAAGGTCTGGCGGACACCGCACTGAAGACCGCGAACTCCGGTTACCTGACCCGTCGTCTCGTCGACGTGGCCCAGGACCTGGTCGTGACCGAGATCGACTGCGGCACCGAACAGGGCCTGCTGATGACTCCGCACATCGAAGGCGGCGACGTGGTCGAGCCCCTGGGTGAGCGTGTACTGGGTCGAGTGATCGCCCGTGACGTGTTCAAGCCGGGCTCCGACGAGGTCATCGTTCCGGCCGGTACCCTGGTCGACGAGCAGTGGGTCGAGTTCATCGAGCGCGCCAGCATCGACGAAGTGATCGTGCGTTCGCCGATCAGCTGCGAAACCCGCTACGGCATCTGCGCCAAGTGCTACGGCCGCGATCTGGCCCGTGGTCACCAGGTGAACATCGGTGAAGCGGTCGGCGTCATCGCCGCCCAGTCCATCGGTGAGCCGGGTACCCAGCTGACCATGCGTACCTTCCACATCGGTGGTGCGGCCAGCCGTACTTCCGCAGCCGACAACGTCCAGGTCAAGAACGGCGGTACCATCCGCCTGCACAACCTGAAGCACGTCGAGAACCTCAACGGCCATCTGGTTGCCGTTTCCCGTTCCGGCGAGCTGGCTGTTGCCGACGACTTCGGTCGCGAGCGCGAGCGTTACAAGCTGCCCTATGGTGCTGTCATCAGCGTCAAGGAAGGTGACAAGGTCGATCCGGGCGCCATCGTCGCCAAGTGGGACCCGCACACCCACCCGATCGTGACCGAAATGAAGGGTACCGTTACCTTCGTCGGCATGGAGGAGGGCATCACCATCAAGCGTCAGACCGACGAACTGACCGGCCTGACGAACATCGAAGTCCTGGATCCGAAGGATCGCCCGGCAGCCGGCAAGGACATCCGTCCGGCCGTGAAGCTGGTCGACGCCAATGGCAAGGAGCTGCTGCTGCCGGGTACCGACGTACCGGCCCAGTACTTCCTGCCGGCGAACGCTCTGGTTGGCGTTGCCGACGGTGCTCAAGTGGGCGTGGGTGACGTTATCGCCCGTATCCCGCAAGAGACTTCGAAAACCCGCGACATCACCGGTGGTCTGCCGCGTGTTGCCGACCTGTTCGAAGCGCGTCGTCCGAAAGAGCCGTCGATCCTGGCGGAAATCAGCGGCACGATCTCCTTCGGCAAGGAAACCAAGGGCAAGCGTCGCCTGGTCATCACCCCGACCGACGGCAGCGATCCCTACGAAGAGCTGATTCCGAAGTGGCGACATCTGAACGTCTTCGAAGGCGAACAGGTAAACCGCGGCGAAGTCATCTCCGACGGTCCGAGCAACCCGCACGACATCCTGCGTCTGCTGGGCGTCAGCGCACTGGCCAAGTACATCGTCAACGAGATCCAGGACGTGTACCGCCTCCAGGGCGTGAAGATCAACGACAAGCACATCGAGACCATCCTGCGTCAGATGCTGCGCAAGGTCGAGATCGCCGAGTCGGGTGACTCCAGCTTCATCAAGGGCGACCAGATGGAGCTGACTCAGGTACTGGAAGAGAACGAGCGTCTGGCGACCGAAGATCGCTTCATCGCCAAGTTCGAACGCGTCCTGCTGGGTATCACCAAGGCTTCGCTGTCGACCGAGTCGTTCATCTCCGCAGCGTCCTTCCAGGAAACCACCCGCGTTCTTACCGAGGCGGCGGTCACTGGCAAGCGCGACTACCTGCGTGGCCTGAAGGAAAACGTCGTGGTGGGTCGTCTGATCCCGGCCGGTACCGGCCTGGCCTACCACAGCGAACGCAAGCGTCAGCGCGAAGCCGGCAAGCCGGTCCGTGTGAGCGCGAGCGAAGTGGAAGCGGCGCTGACCGAAGCGCTGAACTCCAGCGGCAATTGA
- the tuf gene encoding elongation factor Tu: MAKEKFERNKPHVNVGTIGHVDHGKTTLTAALTKVCSETWGGSARAFDQIDNAPEEKARGITINTSHVEYDSAVRHYAHVDCPGHADYVKNMITGAAQMDGAILVCSAADGPMPQTREHILLSRQVGVPYIVVFLNKADMVDDAELLELVEMEVRDLLNTYDFPGDDTPIVIGSALMALEGKDDNEIGVSAVRKLVETLDSYIPEPVRAIDQPFLMPIEDVFSISGRGTVVTGRVERGIVKVQEEVEIVGIRDTSKTICTGVEMFRKLLDEGRAGENVGILLRGTKRDDVERGQVLAKPGTIKPHTKFECEVYVLSKEEGGRHTPFFKGYRPQFYFRTTDVTGNCELPEGVEMVMPGDNIKMVVTLIAPIAMEDGLRFAIREGGRTVGAGVVAKIIE, translated from the coding sequence GTGGCTAAGGAAAAATTCGAACGTAACAAACCGCACGTCAACGTCGGCACCATTGGTCACGTAGACCATGGCAAGACCACCCTGACTGCTGCTCTGACCAAAGTCTGCTCCGAGACCTGGGGTGGTTCTGCTCGCGCTTTCGACCAGATCGACAACGCGCCGGAAGAGAAAGCTCGCGGTATCACCATCAACACCTCCCACGTTGAGTACGACTCCGCTGTCCGTCACTACGCTCACGTTGACTGCCCCGGTCACGCTGACTACGTGAAGAACATGATCACCGGTGCTGCTCAGATGGACGGCGCTATCCTGGTTTGCTCCGCTGCTGACGGCCCCATGCCGCAGACTCGCGAGCACATCCTGCTGTCCCGTCAGGTAGGCGTTCCCTACATCGTCGTGTTCCTGAACAAGGCCGACATGGTTGACGACGCCGAGCTGCTGGAGCTGGTCGAAATGGAAGTTCGCGATCTGCTGAACACCTACGACTTCCCGGGCGACGACACCCCGATCGTTATCGGTTCCGCGCTGATGGCGCTGGAAGGCAAAGACGACAACGAAATCGGCGTCTCCGCTGTTCGCAAGCTGGTAGAGACCCTGGACTCCTACATTCCGGAGCCGGTTCGTGCCATCGACCAGCCGTTCCTGATGCCGATCGAAGACGTGTTCTCCATCTCCGGCCGCGGCACCGTGGTTACCGGTCGTGTTGAGCGCGGTATCGTCAAGGTCCAGGAAGAAGTGGAAATCGTTGGTATCCGTGATACCAGCAAGACCATCTGCACCGGCGTTGAAATGTTCCGCAAGCTGCTCGACGAAGGTCGTGCTGGTGAGAACGTTGGTATCCTGCTGCGCGGCACCAAGCGTGACGACGTAGAGCGTGGCCAGGTTCTGGCCAAGCCGGGCACCATCAAGCCGCACACCAAGTTCGAGTGCGAAGTGTACGTTCTGTCCAAGGAAGAAGGTGGTCGTCACACCCCGTTCTTCAAGGGCTACCGTCCGCAGTTCTACTTCCGTACCACTGACGTGACCGGTAACTGCGAACTGCCGGAAGGCGTTGAGATGGTAATGCCGGGCGACAACATCAAGATGGTTGTCACCCTGATCGCTCCGATCGCCATGGAAGACGGTCTGCGTTTCGCGATTCGCGAAGGCGGTCGTACCGTTGGCGCCGGCGTGGTTGCCAAGATCATCGAGTAA
- the rplD gene encoding 50S ribosomal protein L4, with protein sequence MQLNVNGAQAIEVDERTFGGEFNETLVHQAVVAYMAGGRQGTRAQKTRSEVSGGGKKPWRQKGTGRARAGTIRSPIWRSGGTTFAAKPQDHSQKLNKKMYRAALRSILSELVRQDRLVVVADFAVEAPKTKDLLGKLNGLGLTDVLIVSDDVDQNLYLAARNLPHVDVRDVQGSDPVSLIAYDKVLITVSAVKKFEELLG encoded by the coding sequence ATGCAATTGAATGTAAATGGCGCTCAGGCTATCGAAGTCGACGAGCGTACCTTTGGTGGCGAGTTCAACGAGACCCTGGTTCACCAGGCTGTCGTCGCCTATATGGCTGGCGGTCGTCAGGGCACTCGTGCGCAGAAGACTCGCTCCGAAGTATCCGGTGGTGGCAAGAAGCCCTGGCGTCAGAAGGGCACCGGTCGTGCTCGTGCTGGCACCATCCGTAGCCCCATCTGGCGTTCCGGTGGTACCACTTTCGCCGCCAAGCCGCAGGATCACTCCCAGAAGCTCAACAAGAAGATGTATCGCGCTGCTCTGCGCTCCATCCTCTCCGAGCTGGTCCGTCAGGATCGTCTGGTCGTGGTTGCCGACTTCGCAGTCGAGGCGCCGAAAACCAAGGATCTGCTGGGCAAGCTGAACGGCCTGGGCCTGACCGACGTCCTCATCGTTTCCGATGATGTCGATCAGAACCTGTATCTGGCTGCTCGCAACCTGCCGCATGTCGATGTCCGTGACGTGCAAGGTTCCGACCCGGTAAGCCTGATCGCCTACGACAAGGTGTTGATCACCGTGTCCGCCGTGAAGAAATTCGAGGAGCTGCTGGGATGA
- the rplW gene encoding 50S ribosomal protein L23 → MNQERVFKVLVGPHISEKATVLADGKSQFVFKVATDATKLEIKKAVESLFSVKVEAVRTVNVQGKTKRTARGLGKRNDWKKAYIALQPGQDLDFASSAE, encoded by the coding sequence ATGAACCAGGAACGCGTATTCAAGGTGCTGGTTGGCCCGCACATCTCCGAGAAGGCTACCGTGCTGGCAGATGGCAAAAGCCAATTCGTTTTTAAGGTTGCCACCGATGCAACCAAGCTGGAAATCAAGAAGGCCGTAGAAAGCCTGTTCAGCGTGAAGGTAGAAGCCGTCCGCACTGTCAACGTACAGGGCAAGACCAAGCGTACCGCTCGCGGCCTGGGCAAGCGCAACGACTGGAAAAAGGCGTACATCGCCCTCCAGCCGGGTCAAGATCTCGATTTCGCCAGCAGCGCTGAGTAA
- the fusA gene encoding elongation factor G — translation MARNTAINRYRNIGICAHVDAGKTTTTERILFYTGLSHKMGEVHDGAATTDWMVQEQERGITITSAAITTFWEGSRGQYDKYRVNVIDTPGHVDFTIEVERSLRVLDGAVVVFCGTSGVEPQSETVWRQANKYGVPRIVYVNKMDRAGANFLRVVGQIKNRLGHTPVPVQLAIGAEDDFQGQIDLLKMKAIYWNEDDKGTSYREEEIPAELVDLANEWRNNMVEAAAEANEELMNKYLEEGELTIEEIKAGLRQRTIACEIVPAVCGSSFKNKGVPLVLDAVIDFLPAPTEIPAIKGVHPDSTDDNEIHDERPADDSAPFSALAFKIATDPFVGTLTFVRVYSGVLESGQSVINSVKGKKERVGRMVQMHANQRDEIKEVRAGDIAALIGMKDVTTGDTLCDIDKPIILERMDFPEPVISVAVEPKTKADQEKMGIALGKLAQEDPSFRVKTDEETGQTIISGMGELHLDILVDRMKREFGVEANIGKPQVSYRETITKDNVEIEGKFVRQSGGRGQFGHCWIRFSAADVDEKGNITEGLVFTNEVVGGVVPKEYIPAIQKGIEEQMKNGVVAGYPLIGLKASVFDGSYHDVDSNEMAFKIAASMATKQLAQKGGGKVLEPIMKVEVVTPEDYMGDVMGDLNRRRGLIQGMEDSVSGKVIRAEVPLGEMFGYATDVRSMSQGRASYSMEFAKYAEAPSNVVEALVKKQG, via the coding sequence ATGGCTCGTAATACAGCAATTAACCGCTACCGGAACATTGGTATCTGTGCCCACGTAGACGCGGGCAAGACCACCACTACCGAGCGGATCCTGTTCTACACAGGTCTCAGCCACAAGATGGGTGAGGTGCACGACGGTGCAGCCACTACCGACTGGATGGTGCAGGAGCAGGAGCGTGGTATCACCATTACCTCCGCTGCCATCACCACCTTCTGGGAAGGCTCCCGTGGTCAGTACGACAAGTACCGCGTAAACGTCATCGACACCCCCGGCCACGTAGACTTCACCATTGAAGTTGAGCGCTCCCTGCGCGTGCTGGACGGTGCTGTCGTGGTGTTCTGCGGTACTTCCGGCGTTGAGCCGCAGTCCGAAACCGTATGGCGTCAGGCCAACAAGTACGGTGTTCCGCGTATCGTCTACGTGAACAAGATGGACCGCGCTGGCGCCAACTTCCTGCGCGTCGTCGGCCAGATCAAGAACCGTCTGGGTCACACCCCGGTTCCGGTTCAACTGGCCATCGGTGCTGAAGATGACTTCCAGGGTCAGATCGACCTCCTGAAAATGAAGGCCATCTACTGGAACGAAGACGACAAGGGCACCTCCTACCGCGAGGAAGAGATTCCTGCGGAGCTGGTCGACCTGGCCAACGAGTGGCGCAACAACATGGTCGAGGCTGCTGCCGAAGCCAACGAAGAGCTGATGAACAAGTACCTGGAAGAGGGTGAGCTGACGATCGAAGAGATCAAGGCCGGCCTGCGTCAGCGTACTATCGCCTGCGAAATCGTTCCGGCTGTCTGCGGTTCCTCCTTCAAGAACAAGGGCGTGCCCCTGGTTCTCGACGCCGTTATCGACTTCCTGCCGGCTCCGACCGAGATCCCTGCGATCAAGGGTGTGCATCCGGACAGCACCGATGACAACGAGATCCATGACGAGCGTCCTGCGGACGACAGCGCTCCGTTCTCCGCTCTTGCGTTCAAGATCGCTACCGACCCGTTCGTAGGTACCCTGACCTTCGTTCGCGTCTACTCGGGCGTTCTGGAGTCGGGCCAGTCGGTCATCAACTCCGTGAAAGGCAAGAAAGAGCGCGTTGGTCGTATGGTGCAGATGCACGCGAACCAGCGTGACGAGATCAAGGAAGTGCGCGCTGGCGACATCGCGGCCCTGATCGGCATGAAGGACGTCACCACCGGTGACACTCTGTGCGACATCGACAAGCCGATCATCCTCGAGCGCATGGACTTCCCGGAGCCGGTAATCTCGGTGGCTGTTGAGCCGAAGACCAAGGCTGACCAGGAGAAGATGGGTATCGCCCTCGGCAAACTGGCCCAGGAAGACCCGTCGTTCCGCGTCAAGACCGACGAAGAAACCGGCCAGACCATCATCTCCGGTATGGGTGAGCTGCACCTGGACATCCTCGTCGACCGCATGAAGCGCGAGTTCGGCGTCGAGGCCAACATCGGCAAGCCGCAGGTTTCCTACCGTGAAACCATCACCAAGGACAACGTCGAGATCGAAGGCAAGTTCGTTCGTCAGTCCGGTGGTCGTGGTCAGTTCGGTCACTGCTGGATCCGTTTCTCGGCTGCCGATGTGGACGAGAAGGGCAACATCACCGAAGGTCTGGTGTTCACCAACGAAGTCGTGGGTGGTGTGGTTCCGAAGGAATACATCCCGGCGATCCAGAAGGGCATCGAAGAGCAGATGAAGAACGGCGTTGTCGCCGGCTACCCGCTCATCGGCCTGAAGGCTTCCGTGTTCGATGGTTCGTACCACGACGTCGACTCCAACGAGATGGCGTTCAAGATCGCTGCCTCCATGGCGACCAAGCAGCTGGCCCAGAAGGGCGGCGGTAAAGTGCTTGAGCCGATCATGAAGGTAGAGGTGGTAACTCCTGAGGATTACATGGGCGACGTGATGGGTGACCTGAACCGTCGTCGTGGCCTGATTCAGGGGATGGAAGACTCGGTTTCCGGTAAGGTTATCCGTGCAGAAGTTCCGCTGGGCGAGATGTTCGGTTATGCAACCGACGTACGTTCCATGTCTCAGGGTCGCGCTAGCTACTCCATGGAATTCGCAAAATACGCCGAAGCTCCGTCGAACGTCGTCGAAGCGCTGGTTAAAAAACAAGGTTGA
- the rpsG gene encoding 30S ribosomal protein S7 — protein MPRRRVAAKREILDDPKYGSQILAKFMNHVMESGKKAVAERIVYGALDTVKSRKNADPLEIFEKALDAIAPLVEVKSRRVGGATYQVPVEVRPSRRNALAMRWLVDSARKRGEKSMALRLAGELLDAFDGKGAAVKKREDVHRMAEANKAFSHYRF, from the coding sequence ATGCCAAGACGTCGTGTAGCAGCCAAGCGTGAGATCCTGGACGATCCGAAATACGGAAGCCAGATCCTCGCCAAGTTCATGAACCACGTGATGGAAAGCGGCAAGAAGGCCGTAGCCGAGCGCATCGTTTACGGTGCTCTGGATACCGTCAAATCCCGCAAGAACGCCGATCCCCTGGAGATCTTCGAGAAAGCTCTCGACGCCATCGCTCCGCTGGTCGAAGTCAAGTCCCGCCGTGTAGGCGGTGCTACCTACCAGGTTCCGGTCGAAGTTCGTCCGTCCCGTCGCAATGCGCTGGCCATGCGCTGGCTGGTGGACTCCGCGCGCAAGCGTGGCGAGAAGTCCATGGCCCTGCGCCTCGCTGGCGAGCTGCTGGATGCCTTCGATGGCAAAGGCGCTGCTGTCAAGAAGCGTGAAGACGTGCACCGTATGGCCGAAGCCAACAAGGCGTTCTCGCACTACCGCTTCTAA
- the rpsJ gene encoding 30S ribosomal protein S10, with product MQNQQIRIRLKAFDHRLIDQSTQEIVETAKRTGAQVRGPIPLPTRKERYTVLISPHVNKDARDQYEIRTHKRVLDIVQPTDKTVDALMKLDLAAGVEVQISLG from the coding sequence ATGCAAAACCAACAAATCCGTATTCGGTTGAAGGCTTTTGACCATCGCCTGATCGATCAATCCACCCAGGAAATCGTGGAAACCGCGAAACGTACTGGTGCTCAGGTGCGTGGTCCTATTCCTCTGCCTACTCGCAAAGAGCGGTACACCGTTCTGATCTCCCCGCACGTCAACAAAGACGCGCGCGATCAGTACGAAATCCGTACCCATAAGCGTGTCCTGGACATCGTCCAGCCGACGGATAAAACCGTCGATGCGCTGATGAAGCTCGACCTTGCGGCAGGCGTGGAAGTGCAGATCAGCCTCGGCTAA
- the rpsL gene encoding 30S ribosomal protein S12, whose translation MATINQLVRQPRKRIVEKSDVPALQNCPQRRGVCTRVYTTTPKKPNSALRKVCRVRLTNGFEVTSYIGGEGHNLQEHSVVLIRGGRVKDLPGVRYHTVRGSLDTTGVKDRKQGRSKYGTKRPK comes from the coding sequence ATGGCAACTATCAACCAGCTGGTACGTCAGCCGCGCAAGCGTATCGTCGAAAAATCCGACGTTCCTGCGCTGCAGAACTGCCCGCAGCGTCGTGGCGTGTGCACTCGCGTGTACACCACCACGCCGAAAAAACCGAACTCCGCACTCCGTAAGGTTTGCCGTGTTCGCCTGACCAACGGTTTTGAAGTCACCTCCTACATCGGTGGTGAAGGTCACAACCTGCAGGAGCACAGCGTAGTGCTGATCCGTGGCGGTCGTGTAAAAGACCTTCCGGGTGTTCGCTACCACACCGTTCGCGGTTCTCTGGACACCACTGGTGTCAAAGACCGTAAGCAGGGCCGTTCCAAGTACGGTACCAAGCGTCCGAAGTAA